A genomic segment from Arcobacter acticola encodes:
- a CDS encoding tetratricopeptide repeat protein, which produces MIAQNNLAKMYYMGRGTKTDKEQALYWFTKAADASNPVAQANLAMMYLSADGVSKDVEKAIVLFTKAAEQNNLPSMLRLADLYGKGNETSLNYEKSFYWYEKAAQLNSTSAIYHVGLYYYHGYGVQKDVDKGIKYIREAKDKGYKRAENFFKLNNIR; this is translated from the coding sequence ATAATTGCACAGAATAACTTGGCAAAAATGTATTATATGGGAAGAGGAACTAAAACAGATAAAGAACAAGCACTTTATTGGTTTACAAAAGCAGCAGATGCTTCAAATCCTGTAGCTCAAGCAAATTTAGCAATGATGTATTTAAGTGCAGATGGTGTAAGCAAAGATGTTGAAAAAGCTATAGTATTATTTACAAAAGCAGCAGAGCAAAACAACTTACCATCGATGTTAAGATTAGCTGATTTATATGGTAAAGGAAATGAAACGTCTTTAAATTATGAAAAATCTTTTTATTGGTATGAAAAAGCTGCCCAATTAAATAGCACAAGTGCAATTTATCATGTAGGTTTATATTACTATCATGGTTATGGAGTGCAAAAAGATGTGGACAAAGGGATTAAATATATAAGAGAAGCAAAAGATAAAGGTTATAAAAGAGCTGAGAATTTTTTTAAATTAAATAATATTAGATAG